A window of Massilia sp. NR 4-1 genomic DNA:
ACTACCAACCCGCCGCCGCCGCCGTCAACCGCGGCTAGTCCGGCGGCGGCAGGCTTATTTGCCGCCGTAGATCTTGTCGAATTCGCCGCCGTCGTCGAAGTGCTTCTTCTGGGCCGCGCGCCAGCCGCCGAAGACTTCATCCACGCTGAGCAGGGTGATGGGCTTGAAGCTGGCCGCGTATTTCTTGGCCACCGCCTCCGAACGCGGGCGCAGGAAGTGCTTGGCGATGATTTCCTGGCCGGCCTCGCTGTACAGGAAGTTCAGGTAAGCCGTGGCCTGCTTGCGCAGATTGCGGCGCTCGACCACCTTGTCGACCACGGCCACCGGCGATTCGGCCAGGATCGAGGTGGACGGGTAGACGACTTCGAAATTGTCGCCGAATTCGCCGCGCACCAGCTGCACCTCGTTTTCGAAGGTCACCAGCACGTCGCCGATCTGGCGCTGGGTGAAGGTGGTGGTGGCGGCGCGGCCGCCGGTGTCGAGGATCGGCACGTTCTTGAAGATCTTGCCCACCAGCTCGCGCGCCTGGGCTTCATTGCCGCCTTTTTTCAGCACCGAACCCCAGGCCGCCAGATAGGTGTAGCGGCCGTTGCCCGAGGTTTTGGGGTTGGGGATGATGACCTGCACGCCGGGCTTGGCCAGGTCGTTCCAGTCCTTGATGGCTTTCGGATTGCCCTTGCGCACCAGGTACACGACGGTCGAGTAGAACGGCGCCGCGCCGTGCGGGAATTTCTTGCTCCAATCGGCCGCCACCAGGCCGCGGTCGGCCAGCAGGTCGATGTCGTTGGCCTGGTTCATCGTCACCACCGACGCTTCCAGGCCGTCGGCCACGGAGCGCGCCTGCTTGGAGGAGCCGCCATGCGACTGGTTCACCGTCAGCGTTTCGCCGGTGTGTTTTTTGTAGTCGGCGATGAAGGCGGGGTTGATGTCCTTGAACAGTTCGCGCGTCACGTCGTAGGAGACGTTGAGCAGGGTGGGGTCGGCGGCGCTGGCGCCCAGGGGCAGGGCGAGGGCGGCTGTGGCGAGGAGGGCACTGATTTGACGGCGTTTGCGGCTAAATGCGTTTTTTGCTGTTTGCATGGTGGGCTCTTATTGTGAAAACAGATATCAATGGTCTAAAATTCGGCGCCGAAAAGATACGAATTTTTCGTAATATGCTTAGATAGTATGGGATCAACGCCTTTTCGGGAGCTGGTGTATAGTCGGCTTGTGGATGGAATTTTTGTGAGTACGCATGAGTCTTGAAATTCGTATTGCAGCATCGGCCGACGCCCCGGCGGCATGCCAGGTACTGCGCCGTTCAATTACGGAATGTTGCATCGCGGACCACAATAACGATCCCGCCATTCTGGATGCCTGGCTGGGCAACAAAAACACGCAGACCGTGGCCAGCTGGTTCGAGTCCCCCACCAATTTTTCCCTGGTTGCCGTGGAGAACGGCGCGGTGGTCGGTGTCGCCCTGCTGACGGCGGCCGGCAAGCTGGCCCTGTGCTATCTGCTGCCGGAGGCGCGCCATAAGGGGGCGGGCAAGGCCCTGCTGAGCCGGATCGAGGCGCAGGCCGCGAGCTGGGGCGTCAAGGCGCTGCAGCTGCACAGCACGGCCAGCGGCGAGGACTTCTTCGCGCGCCAGGGCTATATCCGCTCCGGCAATGTGCGTTCGCCATATGGGGTGGACACGGTCTTCTTCTGGAAGCAGCTGGGGGCGGAAAGCTGTCCGCCGGAAGCCGGGCGCAAGCGCTTTTGCGGCTGCGGTTCGGCCTGAGTCCTCCTTAGAGCAAGCCCATGTGCGCGGCCTCGTAGACGGCCTCGCCGCGCGTGTGCACGCCCAGCTTGCGGTAGATGCGCTTGACATGGTGGGCCGCCGTGTGCGGCGAGATGCCGTGCAGGCCGCCGATTTCATTCATGGTCAGGCCCTTGCCCAGGGCGCGCAGGATATCGCTTTCGCGCTTGGTCAGCGGGGTGGCCAGCGGCGCGGGCGCGTTGGCCTGCAGCCGGCGCAGCAGCTGGCGGGCGCTGGTCGGGCACAGGAAGGCGCTGCCGCTGCGCAGCGCGCGCAGGCAGTCGCGCAGCTCGGCGGCGCTGCATCCGGTTTGCAGGCAGGCATTGGCGCCGGCCTGCAGGCAGGCGTAGAGCAGGGCGTCGTCGCCGCTCTTGGCCACCACGGCCACGGCGCAGTCCGGATGGCTGTCGAGCGCCAGCCGCGTCAGCCGCGGCGCCTGGCTATCGGCCAGGTGGCAGAGAATCAGGTAGACATTGGCGCTGCTGCGGCTGATCAGCGTTTCGGCGGCGGCCGGGCTGCTGGCGTAGCCGAGCGGCAGCACGCCGGAGTCGGCCGCGATCAGGCTGCGCAGATGCTGGCGCGTGCTGGGGCAGTCGGCAATGAGGGCAATGGCAGTGGGCATGAAAGCGGTCGCCGCAAGGGCAAATGCTGTACATGCTTCATGATAGCTTGGGGCGCCCAGGCCCGCAAAGCCGGGCTTAGAAGCCGACGGCCAGCGGCAGCGGCGGCGCTTCGAACTGGACCTGGCCGGCGCCGAACATTTTCAGTTCGCCGGGCTGGAAGGCGGTCCAGGCTTCGTTCGAGGTCAGCGGTTCGGTGGCGATGACGGCGATGCGGTCGTCCAGGTGGTTGTGCTGGCTGAAGTCGATGCTCAGGTCGCAGTCGATGAGCTTGGCCACCGAGAAGGGATAGGCGCGCAGCACATAGTGCAGCTTGGTGCTGCAATGGGCAAACAGGGTGTCGCCGTCGGACAGGATGAAGTTGAAGGTGCCGTGGGCGGCGATTTCCTCGGCCAGCAGGCTCAGTTCGGCATACAGGGCATCGCGCGCCGGTTGCGCGGCGAAACGCTGGCCCAGGCGCGACAGCAGGTAGCAGAAGGCGCGCTCGCTATCGGTGTCGCCTTCCGGCGTGTAGGCGCCGGCGGCCGGGGCGAAGTCCTTGAGGTCGCCGTTGTGGGCGAAAGTCCAGGTGCGGCCCCACAGCTGGCGCTTGAAGGGATGGCAGTTTTCGCGCGCGATGCGGCCTTGGGTGGCTTTGCGGATATGCGCGATCACATTGCTGGCCTTCAGCGGCTGCTGCTTGATGCTGGCCGCCAGCGGCGAGGCGATGCAGGGCAGGTGGTCGGCAAAGATCCGGCATTCGTCCTTGCTGTGGAAGGCGATGCCCCAGCCATCCTTGTGCTCGCCCGTGCGGCCGCCGCGCTCGGCAAAACCGGAAAAGGAAAATCCCAGGTTGGCGGGCTTGCTGCTGTTCATTGCGAGGAGCTGGCACATGGTATGGACGCGAAATTGTTGCTGACGGTCCCAAGATACCGAGGAACTGGCTGAGCAGGAACGAATCAATTCTTATATGCATATTCACCGGGGTTCATCCACCCTTTATGTATATGAGTTATAAGCTAGGGAAAAAGCATTCTTTCGGTTTTGCCGGCCGAGCGCGTAGGCTAGGGGTTCTGGCGCCATGGGCGCATGAAGGAGCACTATGAAATTTCCTGTCCTGCAAAACTATCTGGCGCGCCTGTCCGATCCGGCCGCCACGGCCTCCACCATCTGGCTCGACAGCGAGGGCCGCGCCCTGGGCCGCTTCTTCAACTGCACCATGACCAGCGCCTTCCAGCCGGTGCGCCAGCTGGATACCGGCCGCGTCTTCGCCTACGAGGGCCTGGCGCGCAGCGTGTCGGCGGCCGATGACGGCTTGTCGCTGTGGAAGCTGCTCGACCATGCCGCCAGCGACGACGAGTCGGTGGAACTGGACCGGCTGTGCCGCATGCTGCATGCGATCAATTTCTTCCGCCAGAACGAGAGCGGCGACGCCGTCAACGGCGGCGCCGACCTGTACCTGAATGTGCACGACCGGCTGTTGAGCGCGGTGAGCAGCAACCACGGCTATGCCTTCCAGCGCATCCTCGATGCGCTCGGCCTGCCCATCGGCCGCGTGGTGCTGCAACTGCCGCAGGTGAATGCGCAGCAGGGCTGGCTGCTCAATTATGTGTCCGACAATTACCGCCGCAACGGCTTCCGCTTCGCCGTCAATGTCTCGGGCGGACGCGAGGGGCTGAACCTGCTGGAGCGGGTGCGGCCCGATGTGGTGAAGGTCGATGCGCGTGCCTTGCACGACGAGCCGGCCCTGGTGGAGCTGCTGCTGCGCAGCGCCTCGGTGGGCGCCCAGCTGGTGTTCAAGCGCCTGGAAGAGCCGCAAGTGCTGTCGGCGGTGCGCCGCATCGGCGAGCTGGCCGGCCTGCCGGTGCTGGGCCAGGGCTATCTGCTGGACAATCCGCGCCCGGCCTTGCTGGAAGCGGCGCCGCCGCGCCAGCTGGCGGCCTGAACCCGGCCGAAGACTTAAACTTGGCTTAAGGAAAGCAGCATAGTTGGCGCACGAAGTTAAAGGAATTTCTCAACTCCCCCCGCTATACGCTATAGTACCCGCATTGTTTGATTGGACATGCTATGGCAACGCGCAGAGAATTTTTACAGAAAGGGCTGGGCCTGACGGCGGCCGGCTGCATCGGCGTGCCGCTGATCGGCTGCGCTTCCAGCCGCGCGGCCGAGACGGCCGGCGCGCGCCAGGCCGCCGCGGCCAGGAGCGGCCACGCGGCCGCGCCGCGCAGCGCCGCCAAACCGGTGCAACTGGCCCAGGCCGCGCCGCTGGCGCCGGCCGAGCTGGCGCCGCCGCCCGATATTTTCGACGCCCAGGCGCTCGACCTGGAATTCTGGCTCAAGCCGCGCACCCTGCACGTGATCCGGCCCGCCAGCGGCGAGAAGAGCAAGCTGCTGTACTGGCGCGATGGCGAGGTGATCGACACGGCCTACCAGGAACTGTGCCATCTGCTGCGCGACGTGAACGGCCGCGAAACGGCCCAGATCGATCCCAAGCTGCTGGAAACCCTGTGGGGCGCGCAAGCCTTCGTGGCGCGCTATGGCATCGACAGCCCGGTGGAAATCCTGTCCGGCTACCGCACGCCGAGTTCCAACAAGCGCCTGATCGAGCAGGGCATTCCGGCCGCGCGCCAATCCCTGCACATGGAAGGCAAGGCGGCCGACATCCGCATCCCGAACCTGAACGCCGAGGTGCTGGGCGGCCTGGTCAAGAGTTTCGGCCAGGGCGGGGTGGGCTTCTATTACCGCGAAGGGCCGCGCGGCGGCTGGATCCACGCGGATACCGGCCTGAAGCGCACCTGGAAGGGTTGAGGCCAGCGGCCTGCCCCGTTTCAGCGGTAGTAATACGGGCGGGTCGGCACGGCGTCGCGCAGCGCCCGTTCCCGCGCGTCGACATCCTGGCGCCGCTCCCACCACAGATACCAGCCGCGCCGCTGCTCGGCGACGGCGGCCGGATGCTGGTCCAGATAGCCGCGCATGAACTGCTCGAATTCCGACACATAGCCCGGGTGGAAAGGCCGCCAGGGCCGGCTTTCAGCTGCTTTCATGTTTCCTCCCGTCTTCGGTTACACTGGCGGGCTCGAACAGCCACCAGTAACAGACAGCCCATGCAGGACAATCACGATGCGGCCAAGCCGCGCTTCCGCCCAGTGCCGTGGACGGCGCTGGAAACCCCGGCCGATGCCGAGCTGTGGATCGCCGAGCACAATCTCGCTTTGCAAGAGCATATCGCGCCCAACGAAACGGGCTACGGCGTCTGCTTCACGCTGGCCGAGGGCGGCGACCTTTTCATGCAGACCGCCGACGGCGCCCTGATTCTCGATCTTACGCCGGAAGCCGAATGGGTGGCGCCCCTGATCGCCGCCGTGGCCCAGGCCGCGCCGCCGCAGGGCGCGCTGTGGCTGCTGCCCGACGATAAGCTGGTGCAGCTGCTGATCGGCTTGAGCAGCCTGATCGCCAGCACCACCCTGGTGGTCGGCCACCGTTTCGGCCGCGCCGGCCGCCGCCCGTTTTAAACCACGCCAAGAAGGAACATCCCATGCGCAGAGCCGTCCTGACCCTGATCGCCGCCAGCCTGCTGGCCGGCGCCACGCTGCCCGCCGGCGCCGCCGACCTGCTGGCCACGGCGCGCGCGCGCGGCACGCTGAAAATCGCGCTGGAAGGCACCTACCCGCCCTTCAATTACAAAGATCCGAAAACCGGCGAGCTGAGCGGCTACGATGTGGACGTGGCGCGCCTGCTGGCGGCCAAGCTGGGCTTGAAGCCGGAATTCGTCGCCACCGAATGGAGCGCCATCCTGGCCGGCCTGGCCAGCGGCAAATACGACATCATCGTCAACCAGGTCGGTATCAATCCCAAGCGCGAACAGGTTTTCGATTTTTCCCAGCCGTATACCTATTCCACGCCGCAGCTGCTGCAGCGCCAGCACGATAAGGCGGTGTATGCCGCGCTGACGGACCTGCGCGGCAAGCGCCTGGGCGTCGGCCAGGGCAGCGTGTTCGAGCAGCAGGCCAAGGCGGCGCCGGGCATCGATGTGCGCAGCTATCCGGGCGCGCCGGAATACCTGCAAGACCTGGCCGTGGGCCGCATCGACGCCGCCCTGAATGACAGCCTGATGGTGGCCTGGCTGGTGAAGACCAGCAAGCTGCCGCTGCGCGCCGGGGCGCGCGTGGGCAAGGTGGAGCGCATGGGCATCCCGTTCCAGAAGAATAATCCGCAGTTCAAGGCCGCCGTCGACAAGGCGCTGGCCGAGGCGGCGGCCGACGGCAGCCTGCGCGCCATTTCCCAGAAGTGGTTCGACGCCGACGTGAGCAAGGCGCCCTAAGTGATGGTCTGGCCCGGTCTGGACCAGCTGCCCGAGCTGCTGGCCTTGTTGCACGAGGCGGCGCCGGCCCTGGGCCAGGGCGCGGCCTATACCCTGGCGTTCGCCGTGGCCGCCATGCTGGGCGGCCTGCTGATCGGCTTTCCCGTGGCCGTGCTGCGCATCCTGCCCTGGCGCCTGGCGCGCTGGCCGGCCGCCGTGTATGTCAGCCTGATGCGCGGCACGCCGCTGCTGGTGCAGATGTTCGTCATCTATTACGGCCTGCCCAGCATCGGCATCGAGTTCGCGCCGCTGACGGCCGGCGTGCTGGCGCTGAGCCTGAATGCCGGCGCGTATCTGTCGGAAAGCCTGCGCGGCGCCATCCAGAGCATCGCCAAGGGCCAGTGGGCGGCCAGTTTCAGCCTGGGCCTGGGTTATGGCCAGACCCTGCGCCACGTGGTGCTGCCGCAGGCCTTGCGCGTGGCGGTGCCGTCCATGAGCAATACCTTGATCAGCCTGGTCAAGGATACCTCGCTGGTCTCGGTCATCACGGTGACCGAGCTGATGCTCTCGACCAAGGAAGCGATCGCCACCAGCTTCCGCCCCCTGCCGCTGTATCTGGCGGCGGCCGCCATTTACTGGGCGCTGAGCCTGCTGTTTGAAGCCTTGCAGGGCGTGGCCGAACGGCGTCTGAACCGGGCCCACCGCCCGCCCTGAGCGTGCTCGACATCGCCCCATGCGCATGGTAGTCTAGTCTTGCCGAAAGACCATTGCATGAACGAGGGCTTATGGACGAAGAGCAGCAAGCAGCGCCGGACGGTCTACGGCCGGCGGCGGCCTATGCGGGGCCGGAGCTGAGCCCGGTGCCGGACCTGGATCCCTACGCCATGCTGGCCGACAGTCCCGGCCGCTTGCCGCTGGCCGCCACCGAATACGCTGCCAGCGCGGTGCGCCTGCGCGCCGAGCGCGAGCAAGATTATTTCAACGATATCTATCTGCTGGCGCCGGTCGGCTACTTCGTGCTGGCGCTGGACACCACGGTGCTGCTGATGAATCTGGTGGGCGCCGACCTGCTCGGCATCCCGCGCGCCAATCCCCAGCGCCTGCGCTTGCGCGGTTTTATCGCCCAGCGCTTCCTGCCCGATTTCGACGCCTTTGTCAGCGCGGCCCTGAACAGCCGCGAGCCGCAGCGCTGCCAAGTGCAGATGACGCGCGGGCGCGGCGACCGCGGCTTCCCCGTGACGCTGCTGGCCAGCGGCAGCGGCGACGGCCAGAGCTTCCGTGTGGTGCTGGAGCTGGCCGAAGGCAAGCTGGCGGCGCTGGAGCGCAGCGAGGAACGCTTCCGCCGCATCGTGCACAACGCCGAGGAGGGCATCTGGGAAGTCGACGCCAGCGCGCGCACCAGCTTCGTCAATCCCAAGATGGCGCAGATGCTGGGCTATACCATCGAGGAAATGCTGGAGCAGCCGCTGCAGCATTTCATGGACGAGGAGGGGCGCACCCTGTTCGAGCACAATATCGCCAGCCGGCTGCAGGGCGTGGCCGAGCGCCACGATTTCAAATTCCGGCGCAAGAGCGGCGAGGAACTGTGGGCCAGCCTGTCGACCAATCCCATCTTCGACGGCGACGGCGCCTATCTGGGCGCGCTGGCCCTGGTCACCGACATCACGGCGCAGCGCCAGTCGAGCGAGGAAGTGTGGCGCCAGGCCAATTTCGACACCCTGACCGGCCTGCCCAACCGACATATGTTCCAGGACCGGCTGGGCCAGGAAATGAAGAAGGCCAAGCGCGACAATATGTTCCTGGCCCTGCTGTTCATCGACCTCGACCAGTTCAAGGAAGTCAACGACCGCCTCGGCCACGCCATGGGCGACCGCCTGCTGGCCGAGGCGGCCGCGCGCATCGCCGCCTGTGTGCGCGCCTCCGACACGCTGGCGCGCCTGGGCGGCGACGAATTCGTCGTGATCCTGCCCGGCCTGGAGCACGCGGCCAGCGTGGAGCGCGTGGCGCAGAACATCATCAGCGCCTTGAACCAGCCCTTCCAGTTGGCGCGCGAGCAGGGCCGGGTCTCGGCCAGCGTCGGCATCGCGCTGTTCCCGAGCGACGCCGCCGAGCCGGCCGACCTGCTGAGCCATGCCGACCAAGCCATGTATGCGGCCAAGTCGGGCGGGCGCAACCGCTACTGCTATTTCACCGCCGATATGCAGGCCGCGGCCCAGCAGCGCCTGCGCCTGTCGGGCGATTTGCGGCGCGCGCTCGACGCCGGCGAATTCCAGCTGTATTACCAGCCCATCGTCAATCTGCGCAGCGGCCGCATCGAGCGCGCCGAGGCGCTGCTGCGCTGGCATCATCCGCAGCGCGGCATGCTGAATCCGCCCGAATTCATCGGCAATGCCGAGGCGAGCGGGCTGATCGTGGATATCGGCGACTGGGTCTTCCGCCAGGCGGCCGACCAGGCCCAGGCCTGGCAGCGCGAGCTGGGTTGGCCGCTGCAGATCAGCGTCAACCAGTCGCCCGTGCAATTCCGCGGCGACCCCGCCTTCTGCCAGGGCTGGCTCGACTATGTCAACCAGTTGCAGCTGGCGCCGCGCAGCATCGTCATCGAAATCACGGAAAGCATCCTGACCGAAGCGGCCGGCGCCGTGCTCGACCGGCTGCGCCAGTTCCGCGCCATGGGCCTGCAGGTCGCGCTCGATGACTTCGGCACCGGCCATGGCTCGCTGGCCCACCTCAAGCAGTTCGAACTGGACTATCTGAAAATCGACCGCAGCTTCGTGCAGGGCTTGAGCGGCGATAGCGGCGGCCTGGCCTTATGCGAAGCCATCATCGTCATGGCCCACAAGCTGGGCCTGCAGGTGGTGGCCGAAGGGGTGGAAAGTGAAGTCCAGCTGGCCCTGCTGCAAGCGGCCGGCTGCGACTATGCCCAAGGCTTCGTCTACGCCCACGCCATGCCGCCCGCCGAGCTGGCGGCGATGATCCGGCGCGAAGCGGCCAACGACGGCGCCAGCCGGGCCGTTTGATCGCGCGCAAAGCCCATGTCCCCCTGGCGCCGGGCGCCAGGGGGACATGGGCTGCGCTGGATCAAAGGGGCTATTAGGCGCTCAGGCGCAGCAGGGAGACCACGCGGTCGCGGCTGATGCCGACCAGGGCGGAATTCAGGGCCAGCAGATTGCTGTAACTGGGTTCCTTGGCGACGTCGGCGAAGCGCAGCGCGGCTTCGTCGATGCCGGCGACGTCGATTTCGGCCATGGCGGCGGCGGCGCGGTGGCTCGCTTCGTACAGCGCGGTATTGACCTTGGCCAGCGCCGCTTCGACGTGGGACAGGGCCTGCATGACCTGCTGCAGGGTGCGGCGGATGGATTCGACGTCGGAGGCGCCCCAGCCTTCGGGCGTGATGATGGGCGCTTCTTCTTCGGTCTTGATGCGGTTCAGCTGGCCGGCCGGGAAGCGGATGCCGCCGCCCTGCACGGAAAAGCCCTCGCGGATGGCGGGGAACAGGGCTTCCTCGGCCACGAAGATCAACTCGCCGGCATCGTTGACCGACACGCTCATGCCGGCCGGTGCCAGCGTCTGGTTGAAGCGGGCCACGATTTCGCCATCGCTCAGGCCCGGGGTCAGGGTCAGGGAGCGCAGGTTCTGCGCGCTGCCGTTGAGCGAAATGGCCAGGGTTTCGCGCGCGCCGCTGCGCAGATTGGCCATGCTCATGCCGCGCACGGTGAAGCGCTGCACGGCCGGCTCGCTGCTGCTGAATTCAAGCTGGGGATCGAGCGTGCCGCCGGCCGCTTCGCTGCGGTTGCGCCAGGTGTCGTTGAATTGGCGCAGGCGCGCTTCGACCTGGCCGTCACGCTGCTGGCGGCTGGCCAGGCGGCCGGCCAGTTCGGTTTTCAGGGCGCGCAGCTGGGCGGCGCTTTGTTCCAGGAAATCCACGGCTTGCTGGGCTCCGGAGATGTCGTTTTGCAACGGTTGATCCAGGTTGCTGAGGCCGCGGCGCAGAGGGGCGGCATTGCCGCTGCCCGTGACGGGCGCGGCGGCGGTATCGGCCGCGGTCTTCAGCCCGGCGGCGTCGACCTGGCTGGTGGAACCGCTCTGGCCGGCGGCGATTCCATTGGGGCTGGAGCGCTGGACGATTTGCATGATGGTCGTTTACAGAAGCTTGAAGAGGGACAGGTCGCTGATCTTGGTATAGGCCTTGTAAGTAGCCTGCAAGGCAATATTGTAACCGTTCAGATCAGTGGCGGCGACAGCGTAGTCCAGCTGGCTCAGATCGTTGAGCGCACTCTGGTTCGACAGGCTGACGTTGGCGTGGTTATTGCCCAACGTCGTGATCACATTCTGCGCGCCGCCGAATTCGGCGATGCGGCCGGCCACCAGGCCGATGGCATCGTCGATCGCATTCAGATTGGCCGTCAGCGCGGCGCGCGTGGCGGCATTGGTGGGCGAGGCGGTGGGCGCGGCCAACGCGGCGGCGGCCAGGTCCATTTTGTTCAGCAGCACTTCCACGCCGCTGACATCGACGTTCGCGGCCTGGACGATGCCACTACCGACCACCACGTCTTGCTTGGCGGTATTGCCCGCGTAGCTGAAACGCGTGCCGCTGCCGACCACGCCGGTATCGGTCAGCGGGGCGGTGGCGGTCAGGGTGCCGGAGAAGATGTATTTGCCTTCCTGGTCGCGCGTATTGCCATTGTAGTAAATACTATCGAGCAGGGAACGCAGCGGGGTGGCGATGGCATTCAGGTCGGCCGGGGTGTTGTGGGTGTCGAGCGCCAGCACCATCAGGTCGCGCGCCTCGTTGAGGTCGTTGACCATGCCCTGCATATAGGTTTCATTGTGCGCCAGGCGGATTTTGACGGCGGCGATATTGTCGCGGTATTGGTTGACAATGGATTCTTCGCGCAGCAGGCGCGAGATGCGCACATTGGCGATCGGGTCGTCCGACGGCACCAGCAGCTTGCTGCCGCTGGCCATTTTTTCCGTCAGCTTGGACAGGGCTTCCTGGTTCAAGCCCAGGGAGCGGTTCATACTGGCCTGAAATTGGCTGCTGGCGATACGCATGATAAATCCTTAATTGAACATGGCGAGGGTGGAATCGAACAGGCTGTTGGCCACGGCAATGGCTTTCATATTCGCCTGATACATTTTCTGGAACTCGACCAGGTTGATCGCTTCCTCGTCCTCATTGACGCCGCTGGTGGACGCCCAGTCCTCCTCGGCCTGCTCGCGGATGGTGGAGGCGTTCTTGAGCAGCGACTGATTCTGCTTGCTGTCGATGCCGAGCTTGCCGACCAGCTGGGTGTCGGCGTCGCCGATCTGCACATTGCCGATCGAAGTCAGGTTGACGGCACTGTTTTTGATGGCGATCAGTTTTTGCAGATTGCCGCTGTCGCCGGGCGCGCCGGTGGCGGAGAAGGCCAGGTCGTCGCCTTTGAAATTGCTGGCCACGTTCAGCAGGCCGCCGGTGCCGGAGGCGTTATATACAAACAGCGGGGTGCCAGCCGTCGGCGGGACATGGGCATTCTGGCCGAGGGCTTGCTGGGCATTGACTTTGTTGCTCAGGTCTTCAGCCAGCTGCATGATGGAGGTTTGCAGCGGGGCCAGCATATTCTTCTCGAAATCGGCCAAGCCGCCCATGGAGCCGCCAATGCGGGTGGCGTCCAGGCCGAAGATGGTCCCGGCAAAGTCCAGGCGCAGCTCGGCCGTGGTGGCCGGCGGGACGGTAACCAGCTGCAGCTGGGAGGCCAGCTTGCCGGCCACCAGCGGCTGGCCGCTTTTGAGCGACACGGTGCTGCTGCCGTCGGGCTGCTGCAGCACTTCGATCGCCATCATTTTGGACAGATCGTCGATGGCCAGATCGCGCTCGTCGACCAGGGCTGAAGTATTGGTGCCCAGGGAACCTGCCAGCGCGATACGGTCATTCAGGTCGGCGATATTGGCGATCAGGGTATTGGCCTGAGGCAGCATCGATTCGCGCTGCTGCTGCACCGACAGCTGCTGATTGCGCGTCACCGAATAAATACTGTTGATGGCCTGGGCCATGGCGCCGGCGGCCGTCACCACCTGGCCGCGCAGCGGCGTGGAGACGGGGTCGACGCCGGCCGCGTTCAGGGCTTGGAAGAATTGGTCGATGCCATTGCTGATGCTGGTCTTGTCTTCGCCCATGATTTTTTCCAGCTGGTTCAGATAAGGCTGGCTCTGGGTGCGCATGCCCAATTCGGAATTGGCGCGCCACAGTTGCTGGCTCTTATAGGAATCGCTGAAACGCAGCAGGGAGCTGACCTGGACGCCCAGGCCGGGGCCGTTCATGCCCTGGGAGGGGCCCAGCGCCGTCAGCAGCACACCCTGGCGGGTATAGCCGCGGGTTTTCATATTGGCCGTGTTCTGGCTGGTGGCGTTGATCGCGGCCTGGGCGGCGAGGGCGCCGCTAAGTGCATTCCTGATGGCGGTCATTGTGACGGTTCTTTCCTGGAGTGGGGCGAGGGACCGGCGCCAGGAGGGCGCCAGGATCCGTTACTAAACTAAGGCGACCGCTTACGGAATTGTATTAAGCGGCGGCGGGAGGTTTTTTCTCAGTGGCAATGTTGCCGGGATGCGGGGCCGGCGCGGGCGCGGCCGGCAGCAGCTGGCGCAGGATGGCGTCGGCCACGCCGAAGGCATGGCGGTTGGCCAGGCTGTCGGCCACCAGGTTGTCGGCCATGTCCAGCATGTCCTGGTTCACCTCGTCCTTGAAGATACTGTCCTCGCCGGCCATTTCGCGCGTCGAATTGCGCATCTGGTGCAACAGGTGGCTGATGAAGAAGCTTTCGAACTTGGTGGCGGCCTCGGTGGCCTTGGCGCGGTAGGCCGGGTCGACGCCGTCCTGCGCCGGCTGGGCGGCGGCGATGCGCTCCTGTTCCTCGGCGGCCAGGGCGGGATGGTGCAGGGGGGAAATGCGGTTGTCCATCAGATCACCACCAGTTCGCCTTCGATGGCGCCAGCCTGGTCCAGCGCTTGCAGGATCGCCATGATATCGT
This region includes:
- a CDS encoding amino acid ABC transporter permease — protein: MVWPGLDQLPELLALLHEAAPALGQGAAYTLAFAVAAMLGGLLIGFPVAVLRILPWRLARWPAAVYVSLMRGTPLLVQMFVIYYGLPSIGIEFAPLTAGVLALSLNAGAYLSESLRGAIQSIAKGQWAASFSLGLGYGQTLRHVVLPQALRVAVPSMSNTLISLVKDTSLVSVITVTELMLSTKEAIATSFRPLPLYLAAAAIYWALSLLFEALQGVAERRLNRAHRPP
- a CDS encoding bifunctional diguanylate cyclase/phosphodiesterase: MDEEQQAAPDGLRPAAAYAGPELSPVPDLDPYAMLADSPGRLPLAATEYAASAVRLRAEREQDYFNDIYLLAPVGYFVLALDTTVLLMNLVGADLLGIPRANPQRLRLRGFIAQRFLPDFDAFVSAALNSREPQRCQVQMTRGRGDRGFPVTLLASGSGDGQSFRVVLELAEGKLAALERSEERFRRIVHNAEEGIWEVDASARTSFVNPKMAQMLGYTIEEMLEQPLQHFMDEEGRTLFEHNIASRLQGVAERHDFKFRRKSGEELWASLSTNPIFDGDGAYLGALALVTDITAQRQSSEEVWRQANFDTLTGLPNRHMFQDRLGQEMKKAKRDNMFLALLFIDLDQFKEVNDRLGHAMGDRLLAEAAARIAACVRASDTLARLGGDEFVVILPGLEHAASVERVAQNIISALNQPFQLAREQGRVSASVGIALFPSDAAEPADLLSHADQAMYAAKSGGRNRYCYFTADMQAAAQQRLRLSGDLRRALDAGEFQLYYQPIVNLRSGRIERAEALLRWHHPQRGMLNPPEFIGNAEASGLIVDIGDWVFRQAADQAQAWQRELGWPLQISVNQSPVQFRGDPAFCQGWLDYVNQLQLAPRSIVIEITESILTEAAGAVLDRLRQFRAMGLQVALDDFGTGHGSLAHLKQFELDYLKIDRSFVQGLSGDSGGLALCEAIIVMAHKLGLQVVAEGVESEVQLALLQAAGCDYAQGFVYAHAMPPAELAAMIRREAANDGASRAV
- the flgL gene encoding flagellar hook-associated protein FlgL codes for the protein MRIASSQFQASMNRSLGLNQEALSKLTEKMASGSKLLVPSDDPIANVRISRLLREESIVNQYRDNIAAVKIRLAHNETYMQGMVNDLNEARDLMVLALDTHNTPADLNAIATPLRSLLDSIYYNGNTRDQEGKYIFSGTLTATAPLTDTGVVGSGTRFSYAGNTAKQDVVVGSGIVQAANVDVSGVEVLLNKMDLAAAALAAPTASPTNAATRAALTANLNAIDDAIGLVAGRIAEFGGAQNVITTLGNNHANVSLSNQSALNDLSQLDYAVAATDLNGYNIALQATYKAYTKISDLSLFKLL
- the flgK gene encoding flagellar hook-associated protein FlgK, with protein sequence MTAIRNALSGALAAQAAINATSQNTANMKTRGYTRQGVLLTALGPSQGMNGPGLGVQVSSLLRFSDSYKSQQLWRANSELGMRTQSQPYLNQLEKIMGEDKTSISNGIDQFFQALNAAGVDPVSTPLRGQVVTAAGAMAQAINSIYSVTRNQQLSVQQQRESMLPQANTLIANIADLNDRIALAGSLGTNTSALVDERDLAIDDLSKMMAIEVLQQPDGSSTVSLKSGQPLVAGKLASQLQLVTVPPATTAELRLDFAGTIFGLDATRIGGSMGGLADFEKNMLAPLQTSIMQLAEDLSNKVNAQQALGQNAHVPPTAGTPLFVYNASGTGGLLNVASNFKGDDLAFSATGAPGDSGNLQKLIAIKNSAVNLTSIGNVQIGDADTQLVGKLGIDSKQNQSLLKNASTIREQAEEDWASTSGVNEDEEAINLVEFQKMYQANMKAIAVANSLFDSTLAMFN
- a CDS encoding rod-binding protein, translated to MDNRISPLHHPALAAEEQERIAAAQPAQDGVDPAYRAKATEAATKFESFFISHLLHQMRNSTREMAGEDSIFKDEVNQDMLDMADNLVADSLANRHAFGVADAILRQLLPAAPAPAPHPGNIATEKKPPAAA